From Miscanthus floridulus cultivar M001 chromosome 15, ASM1932011v1, whole genome shotgun sequence, the proteins below share one genomic window:
- the LOC136506851 gene encoding uncharacterized protein — protein MPLPDFTFSEVVGDFKKVIKPSEDATSSLALDAGKSLQESSAASSPHVVSPEPRVEEQNVGSLVSSQEEHRVVDSPSGIFAAARLPPGSSLLDSLEAAARVDEIVGEGSNNHPPPASAADALFDDQDLLFGPQEMQSATLIEANPKNAESELARAIAEAQIENSDLKCDRAALAREKEAWLKEREEMVNTLHTSENNAESISAFADQRLKEAPDLFAQAALIRSRADHDLIQAMKSVQDLQGKLTAAQNQLRALYAAVTPVIASVCRREDKELGLGGIIPMLSSRFYDFVKGVFHRCINNVVSYVRVVAPDAPLEQITEASPLPDFSFSDVAGSFNKTIKSADNSSSSLALDAGRPVGQTSTAASPVRGALLESRVEEQSIDDLVISQEVHRVEENAVDELAGAHLPNGLSMLDALEAAARADVVVGKGSNNDSPPVAADAGAALASSSKPGSLLLTRADDDLAKLSRVERVAELFSSWETFSSGFGAKLKSFVQDQDLLFGLQEEQSATLIEADLKRSESVLTQVCAELAREKEQRGIVEATLNAKVADAERVRDSALKAVEEAQTKSSELKRNQIALAKEKELWLKEREEMNNTLRTSHNQAESISLCTDFKLKEAQDLLAQAKLIRSGADRDLIQALKSVQDLKTKLEASQNQFKALYNAIFPVLTSIGQRGDNQLGLGDLIPLIPSCPGCSFRKAGRDHCYCRVHKAGRGCQGRALGFDISGAGTNECTPSFSSSCCLNRLVIDF, from the exons ATGCCACTTCCTGACTTCACTTTCTCGGAGGTGGTCGGCGACTTTAAGAAGGTCATCAA GCCTTCTGAAGATGCCACTTCTTCCCTTGCCCTTGATGCTGGGAAATCTTTACAAGAATCTTCTGCTG CTTCTTCTCCACATGTTGTTTCACCTGAACCACGTGTTGAGGAGCAGAATGTCGGGTCCCTAGTGTCCTCTCAGGAGGAGCACCGGGTTGTGGATAGTCCCTCGGGCATTTTTGCTGCTGCCCGTCTGCCGCCTGGGTCGTCTTTGTTGGACTCCCTCGAGGCTGCTGCTCGAGTTGATGAGATAGTGGGTGAGGGTTCTAACAACCACCCTCCCCCTGCTTCTGCTGCTGAT GCTTTATTTGATGATCAGGATCTCTTGTTTGGTCCTCAAGAGATGCAATCTGCTACTCTCATTGAGGCCAATCCAAAGAATGCTGAATCCGAGTTGGCCCGG GCTATAGCTGAGGCTCAGATCGAGAATTCTGACTTGAAATGTGATCGAGCTG CTCTTGCGAGGGAAAAAGAAGCTTGGTTGAAGGAGCGGGAGGAGATGGTCAATACCCTCCACACCTCTGAAAATAATGCTGAATCTATAAGTGCTTTTGCTGACCAGAGGTTGAAAGAGGCCCCAGATTTGTTTGCTCAGGCCGCGTTGATTCGATCTAGAGCTGATCATGATCTTATTCAGGCGATGAAGTCAGTGCAAGACTTGCAGGGGAAGTTGACGGCTGCCCAAAATCAATTGCGGGCTCTTTATGCAGCTGTCACTCCTGTGATTGCTTCTGTTTGCCGGCGGGAGGACAAGGAGCTGGGCCTTGGAGGCATAATACCGATGCTTTCTTCCCGATTTTATGATTTTGTGAAGGGTGTCTTCCACCGGTGCATCAACAATGTAGTTTCATATGTCCGGGTTGTTGCCCCTGATGCACCACTTGAGCAGATCACTGAAGCTTCC CCCCTCCCTGATTTCTCTTTCTCAGATGTTGCTGGTAGCTTCAACAAAACTATCAA GTCTGCTGATAATTCTTCGTCTTCTCTAGCTCTTGATGCTGGGAGACCTGTTGGGCAGACGTCTACTGCTG CTTCTCCTGTGCGTGGTGCTCTCCTTGAGTCACGTGTTGAGGAGCAATCTATTGATGACTTGGTGATCTCTCAAGAGGTGCACCGGGTTGAGGAGAATGCCGTGGATGAGCTTGCTGGTGCTCATTTGCCGAATGGTTTGTCTATGCTTGATGCACTGGAGGCTGCCGCTCGTGCTGATGTAGTAGTAGGGAAGGGTTCTAACAATGATTCTCCTCCTGTTGCTGCTGATGCTGGTGCTGCTTTAGCCTCCTCATCTAAGCCGGGTTCTCTTCTTTTGACCCGTGCTGATGATGATCTGGCTAAGCTTAGCCGGGTTGAGCGGGTTGCCGAGTTGTTCTCCTCTTGGGAGACTTTTTCTAGTGGATTTGGCGCCAAACTCAAG TCATTTGTTCAGGATCAGGATCTTCTTTTTGGCCTTCAAGAGGAGCAGTCTGCGACTCTTATTGAGGCTGATTTGAAGAGGAGTGAATCTGTGCTGACTCAAGTTTGTGCTGAGTTGGCTCGAGAAAAGGAGCAGCGTGGCATCGTGGAGGCTACTCTGAATGCCAAGGTTGCAGATGCTGAGAGGGTTCGTGATTCGGCTTTGAAAGCTGTGGAGGAGGCTCAGACTAAGAGCTCCGAGTTGAAGCGGAATCAAATTG cTCTTGCCAAGGAGAAAGAACTCTGGTTGAAGGAACGGGAGGAGATGAATAATACACTCCGTACTTCACATAATCAGGCTGAGTCTATAAGTCTTTGTACTGATTTCAAGTTGAAAGAGGCCCAAGATTTACTTGCTCAGGCTAAATTAATCAGATCTGGAGCTGACCGTGACCTTATTCAGGCTCTAAAATCGGTTCAAGATCTTAAGACCAAACTGGAGGCCTCCCAAAATCAGTTTAAAGCTCTTTATAATGCCATCTTTCCTGTTCTCACATCAATTGGCCAGCGGGGAGATAATCAATTGGGTCTTGGCGATTTGATCCCTTTGATTCCTTCTTGTCCCGGATGCTCCTTTAGAAAGGCTGGCCGAGACCACTGTTACTGCCGAGTTCATAAGGCAGGTAGAGGTTGCCAAGGTAGAGCTTTGGGATTTGACATATCAGGTGCTGGAACAAATGAATGTActccctccttctcctcctcgtgTTGTTTAAACAGGCTTGTAATTGACTTTTGA